Proteins encoded together in one Paracidovorax wautersii window:
- a CDS encoding MFS transporter: MPPQPPHDSPLPASPPADSPPAFSAGALPRPPNPVAEPGAAQPAAPSASASAVADAAEALAAAELERSAAQRASLSPFAPLSVPVFRMLWLTWLAANTCMWMNDVAAAWLMTTLTDSPVLVALVQTASTLPVFLLGLPSGALADILDRRRYFIATQFWVAAVALVLCLAILAGGMTAQLLLLLTFANGVGLAMRWPVFAAIVPELVSRQQLPSALALNGVAMNASRIIGPLLAGAIIASVGSAWVFVLNAVLSVIAGFTIMRWKRTHVPNPLGRERLSSAMRVGVQFVRESPRMRAVLWRITVFFLHATALLALLPLVARDLDGGGAGTFTLLLASMGAGAIVAALFLPRLRQAMARDVLVRRGALLQAAATAIVAIAPNVYVAVPAMVVGGAAWITTANSLTVSAQLALPNWVRARGMSIYQMAIMGATAAGAALWGQVASMTSVHMSLALASLTGVAAMALVQRLVADRSVEEDLSPSTAFKTPQAPTTPQAGLRLVTSIEFFIDPARAAEFRTVMQESRRARLRQGALSWELQHDIVDPRRYVERVVDESWTEHLRRFDRVTASDVAMRDRKFAFHTGDSPPVVSRYVVEGE, encoded by the coding sequence ATGCCACCCCAGCCGCCCCACGACAGTCCCCTGCCCGCCTCGCCTCCCGCCGACAGCCCACCCGCGTTCTCCGCCGGTGCCCTGCCGCGCCCGCCCAACCCCGTGGCCGAACCCGGCGCCGCTCAGCCGGCTGCCCCGTCGGCGTCAGCGTCGGCCGTGGCCGATGCCGCAGAAGCCCTGGCCGCTGCCGAACTGGAACGCAGCGCCGCCCAGCGCGCCTCGCTGTCCCCCTTCGCGCCGCTGTCGGTCCCCGTGTTCCGCATGCTGTGGCTGACCTGGCTGGCGGCCAACACCTGCATGTGGATGAACGACGTGGCGGCCGCGTGGCTGATGACCACGCTCACCGACTCGCCGGTGCTGGTGGCGCTGGTGCAGACGGCGTCCACCCTGCCCGTGTTCCTGCTCGGCCTGCCCAGCGGCGCGCTGGCCGACATCCTGGACCGGCGGCGCTACTTCATCGCCACGCAGTTCTGGGTGGCGGCCGTGGCGCTGGTGCTGTGCCTGGCCATCCTGGCCGGCGGCATGACGGCGCAGCTGCTGTTGCTGCTGACGTTCGCCAACGGCGTGGGCCTGGCCATGCGCTGGCCGGTGTTCGCGGCCATCGTGCCCGAGCTGGTGAGCCGCCAGCAGCTGCCGTCGGCGCTGGCGCTCAACGGCGTGGCCATGAACGCGTCGCGCATCATCGGCCCGCTGCTGGCCGGCGCCATCATCGCCAGCGTGGGCAGCGCCTGGGTGTTCGTGCTCAACGCCGTGCTGTCGGTCATCGCCGGCTTCACCATCATGCGCTGGAAGCGCACGCATGTGCCCAACCCGCTGGGGCGCGAGCGCCTGTCCAGCGCCATGCGCGTGGGTGTGCAGTTCGTGCGCGAATCGCCCCGCATGCGCGCGGTGCTGTGGCGCATCACCGTCTTCTTCCTGCACGCCACGGCGCTGCTGGCCCTGCTGCCGCTGGTGGCGCGCGACCTGGACGGCGGCGGCGCCGGCACGTTCACGCTGCTGCTGGCCTCCATGGGCGCCGGCGCCATCGTGGCTGCGCTGTTCCTGCCGCGCCTGCGCCAGGCCATGGCGCGCGACGTGCTGGTGCGGCGCGGCGCCCTGCTGCAGGCGGCGGCCACGGCCATCGTCGCCATCGCGCCGAACGTGTATGTCGCCGTGCCGGCCATGGTGGTGGGCGGTGCGGCGTGGATCACCACGGCCAACTCGCTCACCGTGTCGGCCCAGCTGGCGCTGCCCAACTGGGTGCGCGCGCGCGGCATGTCGATCTACCAGATGGCCATCATGGGCGCCACAGCAGCCGGCGCGGCGCTGTGGGGCCAGGTGGCATCGATGACCAGCGTGCACATGAGCCTGGCGCTGGCTTCGCTCACCGGCGTGGCGGCGATGGCGCTGGTGCAGCGCCTGGTGGCCGACCGCAGCGTGGAAGAGGACCTGAGCCCCTCCACGGCGTTCAAGACCCCGCAGGCGCCCACCACGCCCCAGGCCGGGCTGCGCCTGGTGACGTCCATCGAGTTCTTCATCGACCCGGCGCGGGCGGCCGAATTCCGCACCGTCATGCAGGAAAGCCGCCGCGCCCGCCTGCGCCAGGGTGCCCTCAGCTGGGAGCTGCAGCACGACATCGTCGACCCGCGCCGCTACGTGGAGCGCGTGGTGGACGAATCGTGGACCGAACACCTGCGCCGCTTCGACCGCGTGACCGCCTCCGACGTCGCCATGCGCGACCGCAAGTTCGCCTTCCACACGGGCGACAGCCCGCCCGTGGTGTCGCGCTATGTGGTGGAGGGGGAGTGA
- a CDS encoding Lrp/AsnC family transcriptional regulator — translation MDTLDKYDLAILGELQADARLTNAELAQRVGLSAAPCWRRVRALEQAGFIKGYRAEIDRHKIGLGVLAFVRLDADRSTGGLTREMEAAIAQIPEVVACHYISGTGTFELQVVARDLDSFSHFARNVLLNLPNVKDMHTSFSLGEVKAGGALPLAHLERGR, via the coding sequence ATGGATACCTTGGACAAATACGACCTCGCCATCCTGGGCGAGCTGCAGGCCGACGCCCGGCTGACCAATGCCGAACTCGCCCAGCGCGTGGGCCTGTCGGCCGCGCCCTGCTGGCGCCGGGTGCGGGCGCTGGAGCAGGCCGGCTTCATCAAGGGCTACCGCGCCGAGATCGACCGGCACAAGATCGGGCTGGGCGTGCTGGCCTTCGTGCGGCTGGATGCCGACCGCAGCACGGGCGGGCTGACGCGCGAGATGGAGGCCGCCATCGCCCAGATCCCCGAGGTGGTGGCCTGCCACTACATCAGCGGCACCGGCACCTTCGAGCTGCAGGTGGTGGCGCGGGACCTGGACAGCTTCTCGCACTTCGCGCGCAACGTGCTGCTGAATCTGCCCAACGTGAAGGACATGCACACCAGCTTCTCGCTGGGCGAGGTCAAGGCCGGCGGCGCGCTGCCGCTGGCGCACCTGGAACGGGGCCGTTAG
- a CDS encoding indolepyruvate ferredoxin oxidoreductase family protein — protein MNAPLPEHIRRALETVTLDDKYSLPGGRAFMSGVQALVRLPMLQRQRDAIAGLNTAGFISGYRGSPLGGYDQALWAAKKHLAANHIVFQPGVNEELGATAVWGTQQLDLYPQSKKFDGVFGIWYGKGPGVDRCSDVFKHANMAGTSQHGGVIAIAGDDHISKSSTAPHQSDHIFKACGLPVFFPSTVQEILDMGLHAFAMSRFSGVWSGMKTIQEVVESSSSISVDPDRVNIVMPEDFAMPPGGLHIRWPDAPLEQEARLMDYKWYAALAYIRANKLNYNVIQGPNDRFGIIASGKAFNDTRQALIDLGLEDEVCRQLGIRLHKVNVVWPLEATITRDFAQGLQEILVVEEKRQVIEYQLKEELYNWRSDVRPNVLGKFDEVPGDNSGGEWSMPNPSQNWLLRPKADLTPAIIARAIAKRLKKLGVPADIVARMDARLAVIDAREQGMAELKVDTGERAPWFCSGCPHNTSTRVPEGSRAVAGIGCHYMANWMPDRNTSTFTQMGGEGVTWVGQAPFTTENHVFANLGDGTYFHSGLLAIRQSIAAGTNITYKVLYNDAVAMTGGQQVGERPEGHSVLQIMASLKAEGVVQLVIVTDEPQKYDGVALADGVTVHHRDELDRIQREMREIPGCTAIIYDQTCATEKRRRRKRGTLATPDTTVVINELVCEGCGDCSVQSNCLSVEPVETDFGRKRRINQSTCNKDYSCVKGFCPSFVTVEGGKLKKPKKEKKGDLSSLPPIPEPALPVAEQAWGIVVAGVGGTGVITIGSLLGMAAHLEGKGVITQDAAGLAQKGGATWSHIQIANRPEAIYTTKVDTAKADLIIGCDPIVAANKYTLAVMQPGRTYVALNTHGTPAAAFVHNPNWQFPADGCDAAIGATVGRELVGAFDASEVATQLLGDSIYTNPLMLGYAWQQGRVPLSHAALMRAMELNGVQIDNNKAAFEWGRRCAHDLAAVKALFQAAQVIQFVKKPALAEMVAKRVEFLTAYQNAAYAGEYQAFVDKVRAAENTVGTTTKLTEAVARYLFKLMAYKDEYEVARLHTDAAFAARIDGMFEGDYRVVHHLAPPAFAKTNEKGELVKKRYGPWMRQAFGVLAKLKGLRGTALDPFGRTEERRTERALIGEYRACIDELLAGLTAEKLALAVDIARIPEGIRGYGHVKERHLKAARAQWNQLMAQWRSPAPAIRQTA, from the coding sequence ATGAACGCCCCGCTGCCTGAGCACATCCGCCGCGCGCTAGAAACCGTCACCCTGGACGACAAATACTCGCTCCCCGGGGGGCGGGCCTTCATGAGCGGCGTGCAGGCCCTGGTGCGCCTGCCCATGCTGCAGCGCCAGCGCGATGCCATCGCCGGGCTGAACACGGCCGGCTTCATCAGCGGCTACCGGGGCTCGCCGCTGGGCGGCTACGACCAGGCGCTGTGGGCGGCCAAGAAGCACCTGGCGGCCAACCACATCGTCTTCCAGCCCGGCGTGAACGAGGAACTGGGCGCCACGGCCGTCTGGGGCACGCAGCAGCTCGACCTGTATCCGCAGTCCAAGAAGTTCGACGGCGTCTTCGGCATCTGGTACGGCAAGGGCCCGGGCGTGGACCGCTGCTCGGATGTGTTCAAGCACGCCAACATGGCGGGCACCTCCCAGCACGGCGGCGTGATCGCCATCGCCGGCGACGACCACATCAGCAAGAGCAGCACCGCGCCGCACCAGAGCGACCACATCTTCAAGGCCTGCGGCCTGCCGGTATTCTTCCCGTCCACGGTGCAGGAGATCCTGGACATGGGGCTGCATGCCTTCGCCATGAGCCGCTTCTCGGGCGTGTGGTCGGGTATGAAAACCATCCAGGAGGTGGTGGAATCGTCCAGCAGCATCTCGGTGGACCCGGACCGCGTGAACATCGTCATGCCGGAAGACTTCGCCATGCCGCCGGGCGGCCTGCACATCCGCTGGCCCGACGCGCCGCTGGAGCAGGAGGCGCGCCTGATGGACTACAAGTGGTACGCCGCGCTCGCGTACATCCGCGCCAACAAGCTCAACTACAACGTCATCCAGGGCCCGAACGACCGCTTCGGCATCATCGCGAGCGGCAAGGCCTTCAACGACACGCGCCAGGCGCTGATCGATCTGGGGCTGGAGGACGAGGTCTGCCGCCAGCTCGGCATCCGCCTGCACAAGGTCAACGTGGTGTGGCCGCTGGAGGCGACCATCACGCGCGACTTCGCCCAGGGGCTGCAGGAGATCCTGGTGGTCGAAGAAAAGCGCCAGGTCATCGAATACCAATTGAAGGAAGAGCTGTACAACTGGCGCTCCGACGTGCGCCCCAACGTGCTGGGCAAGTTCGACGAGGTGCCCGGCGACAACTCGGGCGGCGAATGGAGCATGCCCAACCCCAGCCAGAACTGGCTGCTGCGCCCCAAGGCCGACCTGACGCCCGCCATCATCGCCCGCGCCATCGCCAAGCGCCTGAAGAAGCTGGGCGTGCCCGCCGACATCGTGGCCCGCATGGACGCGCGCCTGGCCGTGATCGATGCGCGTGAGCAAGGCATGGCCGAACTGAAGGTGGACACGGGCGAACGCGCCCCGTGGTTCTGCAGCGGCTGCCCGCACAACACCAGCACGCGCGTGCCCGAAGGCTCGCGTGCCGTGGCCGGCATCGGCTGCCACTACATGGCCAACTGGATGCCCGACCGCAATACGTCCACCTTCACGCAGATGGGCGGCGAGGGCGTCACCTGGGTGGGCCAGGCGCCGTTCACCACCGAGAACCATGTGTTCGCCAACCTGGGCGACGGCACCTACTTCCACAGCGGTCTGCTGGCGATCCGCCAGAGCATCGCGGCGGGCACCAACATCACCTACAAGGTGCTCTACAACGACGCCGTGGCGATGACCGGCGGCCAGCAGGTGGGCGAGCGGCCCGAAGGCCATTCGGTGCTGCAGATCATGGCCAGCCTCAAGGCCGAGGGCGTGGTCCAACTGGTCATCGTGACCGACGAGCCGCAAAAATACGACGGCGTGGCGCTGGCCGACGGCGTGACGGTGCACCACCGCGACGAGTTGGACAGGATCCAGCGCGAAATGCGCGAAATCCCCGGCTGCACGGCCATCATCTACGACCAGACCTGCGCGACCGAGAAGCGCCGCCGCCGCAAGCGCGGCACGCTGGCCACGCCCGACACGACGGTCGTCATCAACGAGCTGGTGTGCGAGGGCTGCGGCGACTGCTCGGTGCAGTCCAACTGCCTGTCGGTCGAGCCGGTGGAGACCGACTTCGGCCGCAAGCGCCGCATCAACCAGAGCACCTGCAACAAGGACTATTCCTGCGTGAAGGGCTTCTGCCCGAGCTTCGTCACCGTCGAGGGCGGCAAGCTCAAGAAACCCAAGAAGGAAAAGAAGGGCGACCTGTCGTCGCTGCCGCCGATCCCGGAGCCCGCACTGCCCGTGGCCGAGCAGGCCTGGGGCATCGTCGTGGCCGGCGTGGGCGGCACGGGCGTGATCACCATCGGTTCGCTGCTGGGCATGGCCGCACATCTGGAAGGCAAGGGCGTCATCACGCAGGACGCCGCCGGCCTGGCCCAGAAGGGCGGCGCCACCTGGAGCCACATCCAGATCGCCAACCGCCCCGAGGCCATCTACACCACCAAGGTGGACACGGCCAAGGCCGACCTCATCATCGGCTGCGACCCCATCGTGGCCGCCAACAAGTACACGCTGGCCGTGATGCAGCCCGGCCGCACCTACGTGGCGCTGAACACGCATGGCACGCCGGCGGCGGCCTTCGTGCACAACCCGAACTGGCAGTTCCCGGCCGACGGCTGCGACGCCGCCATCGGCGCCACGGTAGGCCGCGAGCTGGTGGGCGCCTTCGACGCCAGCGAGGTCGCCACGCAACTGCTGGGCGACAGCATCTACACCAACCCGCTGATGCTGGGCTACGCCTGGCAGCAGGGCCGCGTGCCGCTGTCCCACGCCGCGCTGATGCGCGCCATGGAACTCAATGGCGTGCAGATCGACAACAACAAGGCCGCCTTCGAATGGGGCCGCCGCTGCGCGCACGACCTGGCCGCCGTGAAGGCGCTGTTCCAGGCCGCTCAGGTGATCCAGTTCGTCAAGAAGCCGGCGCTGGCCGAGATGGTCGCCAAGCGCGTGGAGTTCCTCACCGCTTACCAGAACGCCGCTTATGCGGGCGAGTACCAGGCCTTCGTGGACAAGGTGCGGGCGGCCGAAAACACCGTCGGCACCACCACCAAGCTGACCGAGGCCGTCGCACGCTACCTGTTCAAGCTGATGGCGTACAAGGACGAGTACGAAGTGGCGCGCCTGCACACGGACGCCGCCTTCGCCGCCAGGATCGACGGCATGTTCGAAGGCGACTACCGCGTGGTGCACCACCTGGCCCCGCCCGCCTTCGCCAAGACCAACGAGAAGGGCGAGCTGGTCAAGAAGCGCTACGGCCCGTGGATGCGCCAGGCCTTCGGCGTGCTGGCTAAGCTGAAGGGCCTGCGCGGCACCGCGCTCGACCCCTTTGGCCGCACCGAGGAGCGCCGCACCGAGCGTGCGCTGATCGGCGAGTACCGCGCCTGCATCGACGAGCTGCTGGCCGGTCTCACGGCCGAGAAGCTGGCGCTGGCCGTGGACATCGCCCGCATTCCGGAAGGCATCCGGGGCTACGGCCACGTGAAGGAGCGCCACCTGAAGGCCGCCCGTGCCCAGTGGAACCAGCTCATGGCCCAGTGGCGCAGCCCCGCCCCGGCCATCCGCCAGACGGCCTGA
- the yajC gene encoding preprotein translocase subunit YajC has translation MFISSAFAQTAPAAAAEGAGLMGSLTSMLPLVLMFVVLYFVMIRPQMKRQKEHRAMIEAIAKGDEVATAGGIIGKVTQLSEGFLHIEVAAGVVVQIQRSAVVQALPKGTVK, from the coding sequence GTGTTTATCTCTTCCGCCTTTGCCCAAACCGCCCCCGCCGCTGCCGCAGAAGGCGCCGGCCTGATGGGCTCGCTCACCAGCATGCTGCCGCTGGTGCTGATGTTCGTGGTGCTGTACTTCGTCATGATCCGCCCCCAGATGAAGCGCCAGAAGGAACACCGCGCCATGATCGAAGCCATCGCCAAGGGCGACGAAGTGGCCACGGCCGGCGGCATCATCGGCAAGGTGACCCAGCTGTCCGAAGGTTTCCTGCACATCGAGGTCGCCGCTGGCGTGGTCGTGCAGATCCAGCGCAGCGCCGTGGTGCAGGCGCTGCCCAAGGGCACGGTGAAGTAA
- the secD gene encoding protein translocase subunit SecD produces MNRYPVWKYAIIVIVLLVGALYTLPNFFGEAPAVQVSSAKATVKVDSAVQQRVEEALKAAGLNPSSVVFEGNSVRARFDTPDEQLKAKDAIQRALIPDASDPPYIVALNLVSRSPDWLTAIHARPMYLGLDLRGGVHFMLQVDMQAALTKKVESLAGDLRTSLRDKNIRHGGISRDGQAVDIRVRDDATLTAARNLITDQFPDLQSTSSPDGQGFRLRATIKPEALRKVQDQALKQNITTLHNRINELGVAEPVIQQQGVDRIVVQLPGVQDTAKAKDILGRTATLEVRMVDEGTEARSAEMGSGPVPFGAEKYLDRNGQAVIVKKQVILTGENLTDAQPGFDGQTQEPTVNLTLDAKGSRIFRDITRENVGKRMAIILFEKGKGEVVTAPVIRSEIGGGRVQISGRMTTAEANDTSLLLRAGSLAAPMEIIEEYTIGPSLGADNIDRGIHSVVWGFVAISVFMCVYYMLFGVISSIALSVNVLMLLAILSMLQATLTLPGIAAMALALGVAIDSNVLINERIREELRAGVAPQAAIHAGYERAWATILDSNVTTLIAGLALLAFGSGPVRGFAVVHCIGILTSMFSAVFFSRGLVNLWYGRKKKLKSVSIGQVWKPEGSDVRSVVTKNQ; encoded by the coding sequence ATGAACCGTTACCCGGTCTGGAAGTACGCGATCATCGTGATCGTGTTGCTGGTGGGGGCCCTGTACACCCTGCCCAATTTCTTCGGCGAGGCGCCTGCCGTGCAGGTGTCGTCGGCCAAGGCCACCGTCAAGGTGGACAGCGCCGTGCAGCAGCGCGTCGAAGAGGCGCTGAAGGCTGCCGGGCTGAATCCCAGCAGCGTGGTCTTCGAGGGCAATTCGGTGCGCGCGCGCTTCGACACGCCCGACGAGCAGCTCAAGGCCAAAGACGCGATCCAGCGCGCGCTGATCCCCGACGCGAGCGATCCGCCCTACATCGTCGCGCTGAACCTGGTGTCCCGTTCGCCGGACTGGCTCACCGCCATCCACGCCCGTCCCATGTACCTGGGCCTGGACCTGCGCGGCGGCGTGCACTTCATGCTGCAGGTGGACATGCAGGCCGCGCTGACCAAGAAGGTCGAATCCCTGGCCGGCGACCTGCGCACGAGCCTGCGCGACAAGAACATCCGCCACGGCGGCATCAGCCGCGATGGCCAGGCGGTGGACATCCGCGTGCGTGACGACGCCACGCTCACCGCCGCGCGCAACCTGATCACCGACCAGTTCCCCGACCTGCAGTCCACCAGCTCGCCCGACGGCCAGGGCTTCCGCCTGCGCGCCACGATCAAACCCGAGGCGCTGCGCAAGGTGCAGGACCAGGCGCTCAAGCAGAACATCACCACGCTGCACAACCGGATCAACGAACTCGGCGTGGCCGAGCCGGTGATCCAGCAGCAGGGCGTGGACCGCATCGTCGTGCAACTGCCCGGCGTGCAGGACACGGCCAAGGCCAAGGACATACTGGGTCGCACCGCGACGCTGGAAGTGCGCATGGTCGACGAAGGCACCGAGGCGCGCTCCGCCGAGATGGGCTCAGGCCCCGTGCCCTTCGGCGCCGAGAAGTACCTGGACCGCAACGGCCAGGCCGTCATCGTCAAGAAGCAGGTCATCCTGACCGGCGAGAACCTGACCGACGCCCAGCCCGGCTTCGACGGCCAGACGCAGGAGCCCACCGTCAACCTGACGCTGGACGCCAAGGGCTCGCGCATCTTCCGCGACATCACGCGCGAGAACGTGGGCAAGCGCATGGCCATCATCCTGTTCGAAAAGGGCAAGGGCGAGGTGGTGACGGCCCCCGTGATCCGCAGCGAGATCGGCGGCGGCCGCGTGCAGATCTCCGGCCGCATGACCACGGCGGAAGCCAACGACACCTCGCTGCTGCTGCGCGCCGGCTCGCTGGCCGCGCCGATGGAGATCATCGAGGAATACACCATCGGCCCCAGCCTGGGCGCCGACAACATTGATCGCGGCATCCACAGCGTGGTCTGGGGCTTCGTCGCCATCTCGGTGTTCATGTGCGTGTACTACATGCTGTTCGGCGTGATCTCCTCGATCGCGCTGTCGGTCAACGTCCTGATGCTGCTGGCCATCCTGTCGATGCTGCAGGCCACGCTGACGCTGCCGGGCATTGCCGCCATGGCGCTGGCGCTGGGCGTGGCCATCGACTCCAACGTGCTGATCAACGAGCGCATCCGCGAGGAACTGCGCGCGGGCGTGGCCCCGCAGGCGGCCATCCATGCGGGCTACGAGCGGGCTTGGGCGACCATCCTCGACTCCAACGTCACCACGCTGATCGCCGGCCTGGCGCTGCTGGCCTTCGGCTCCGGCCCGGTGCGCGGCTTTGCCGTGGTGCACTGCATCGGCATCCTCACCAGCATGTTCTCGGCCGTGTTCTTCTCGCGCGGTCTGGTCAACCTCTGGTATGGCCGCAAGAAGAAGCTCAAGAGCGTATCCATCGGACAGGTCTGGAAGCCCGAGGGCTCCGACGTGCGTTCCGTGGTCACCAAGAACCAATAA
- the secF gene encoding protein translocase subunit SecF yields the protein MEFFRIKKDIPFMKYALVLNAISFLTFALAVFFLITRGLHLSVEFTGGTVMEVAYTQTADIGKVRETVSKLGYADVIVQNFGTSRDVMIRLPVQKGVTSAQQSEQVLGALKAADPEVTLRRTEFVGPQVGEELVHGGLMALGMVVLGIVIYLGFRFEWKFGVAAVIANLHDVVIILGFFAFFQWEFSLAVLAGVLAVLGYSVNESVVIFDRIREAFRKFRKMDTHEVIDHAITSTMSRTIITHASTEAVVLSMFFFGGPSLHYFALALTIGILFGIYSSVFVAAAIAMWLGVKREDLVKAPPRKDGDPNDPNAGAAV from the coding sequence ATGGAATTTTTCCGCATCAAGAAGGACATCCCCTTCATGAAATACGCGTTGGTGCTCAACGCGATTTCCTTCCTAACCTTCGCCCTGGCCGTGTTCTTCCTGATCACCCGGGGGCTGCACCTGTCGGTGGAATTCACCGGCGGCACGGTCATGGAGGTGGCCTACACGCAGACCGCCGACATCGGCAAGGTGCGCGAGACGGTGTCCAAGCTCGGCTACGCCGACGTGATCGTGCAGAACTTCGGCACCTCGCGCGACGTGATGATCCGCCTGCCCGTGCAAAAGGGCGTCACGTCCGCGCAGCAGAGCGAACAGGTGCTGGGGGCGCTGAAGGCTGCCGACCCTGAAGTCACCCTGCGCCGCACCGAATTCGTCGGCCCGCAGGTGGGCGAGGAACTGGTGCACGGCGGGCTCATGGCCCTCGGCATGGTGGTGCTGGGCATCGTGATCTACCTGGGCTTCCGCTTCGAGTGGAAATTCGGCGTGGCCGCGGTGATCGCCAACCTGCACGACGTGGTCATCATCCTGGGCTTCTTCGCCTTCTTCCAGTGGGAGTTCTCGCTGGCGGTGCTGGCCGGCGTGCTGGCCGTGCTGGGCTACTCGGTGAACGAGTCCGTGGTGATCTTCGACCGGATCCGCGAGGCCTTCCGCAAATTCCGCAAGATGGACACGCACGAGGTGATCGACCACGCCATCACCTCCACGATGAGCCGCACGATCATCACCCACGCCTCCACCGAGGCCGTGGTGCTGTCGATGTTCTTCTTCGGCGGCCCGAGCCTGCACTATTTCGCGCTGGCGCTGACCATCGGCATCCTGTTCGGCATCTACTCCTCCGTGTTCGTCGCCGCCGCCATCGCCATGTGGCTGGGCGTCAAGCGCGAAGACCTGGTGAAGGCGCCGCCCCGGAAGGATGGCGACCCCAACGATCCCAACGCCGGCGCCGCCGTCTGA